A stretch of the Archangium violaceum genome encodes the following:
- a CDS encoding site-2 protease family protein: MRGAFKIATLRGIPIRVHYSFLLVLPFLAWLFGQAFRSAAEAAEVPPERLVGHPLIWGLGLAVALFLAVLVHELAHSIYALRKGGEVSDITLLMIGGVSRISRMPQGSRHEALMALAGPVTSLVLGGLFLASYVLLEGARSFNLQFAVFYLGYLNVFLGVFNLLPAFPMDGGRILRALLTGRLGRVRATRVAGAVGKGFAVLFGLVGLLGGNFILIIIAFFVFMGAEGESREVLVQSLLNRVHVRELMVARTAVVEAGATLEEVAERMRTERRRALPVVEEGRVVGLVTLASVRQVPVPRRAQVRARELAVPVPELSPDATAWEALKEMGQRRLPQLPVVHEGVLVGTVTQEDVMRGMELRELEDTNTRGPWGLGPRERESPT; this comes from the coding sequence GTGCGCGGAGCCTTCAAAATCGCCACCCTGCGGGGCATTCCCATCCGGGTGCACTACTCCTTCCTGTTGGTGCTGCCCTTCCTGGCCTGGCTCTTCGGACAGGCCTTCCGCAGCGCCGCCGAGGCGGCCGAGGTGCCCCCCGAGCGGCTCGTGGGCCATCCCCTGATATGGGGGTTGGGGCTCGCGGTGGCGCTCTTCCTCGCCGTGCTCGTGCACGAGCTGGCCCACTCCATCTACGCCCTGCGCAAGGGAGGCGAGGTCTCCGACATCACCCTGTTGATGATTGGAGGCGTGTCGCGCATCAGCCGGATGCCCCAGGGCTCGCGGCACGAGGCGCTCATGGCGCTGGCGGGCCCCGTCACCAGCCTCGTGCTGGGCGGGCTCTTCCTGGCCAGCTACGTGCTGCTGGAGGGGGCACGCTCCTTCAACCTGCAATTCGCCGTCTTCTACCTGGGCTACCTCAACGTCTTCCTCGGCGTCTTCAACCTGCTGCCGGCCTTCCCCATGGACGGGGGCCGCATCCTGCGCGCGCTGCTCACCGGGAGGCTCGGCCGCGTGCGTGCCACGCGGGTGGCGGGAGCGGTGGGCAAGGGCTTCGCCGTGCTCTTCGGGCTGGTGGGCCTGCTCGGCGGCAACTTCATCCTGATCATCATCGCCTTCTTCGTCTTCATGGGGGCGGAGGGCGAGTCGCGCGAGGTGCTGGTGCAATCCCTGCTCAACCGGGTGCACGTGCGCGAGCTGATGGTGGCGCGCACGGCGGTGGTGGAGGCGGGGGCGACGCTGGAGGAGGTGGCCGAGCGCATGCGGACGGAGCGGCGGAGGGCCCTGCCCGTGGTGGAGGAGGGGCGCGTGGTGGGGCTGGTGACGCTGGCGAGCGTGCGGCAGGTGCCCGTGCCACGGCGAGCCCAGGTGCGGGCGCGCGAGCTGGCCGTGCCCGTGCCCGAGCTCTCCCCGGACGCCACCGCCTGGGAGGCCTTGAAGGAGATGGGCCAGCGCCGGCTGCCACAGCTGCCCGTGGTGCACGAGGGCGTGCTGGTGGGCACCGTCACCCAGGAGGACGTGATGCGGGGCATGGAGCTGCGCGAGTTGGAGGACACCAACACCCGGGGCCCGTGGGGGCTCGGTCCCCGCGAGCGCGAGTCGCCCACCTGA